The following proteins are encoded in a genomic region of Arachis ipaensis cultivar K30076 chromosome B02, Araip1.1, whole genome shotgun sequence:
- the LOC107627362 gene encoding uncharacterized protein LOC107627362 — translation MADNGVPQPSQAELMAQLAELQAEVKRLAELSTQNSKQEENKGPTQGPADLICANPPKEKLTLDNPFSEEITNYQMPKHFTLPSFLEPYKGIGDPRAHLKKFQSMMFFNGPNNDPVLCRAFPTYLDGAALLWFSKLSAGSISSFEELARSFIDYFAAARIYVHGSDYLSTIRQGPQESLKDYMTRFTDATMELPDLNPAIHLHALKAGLRPGKFREIIAVTKPKTLDEFRERAAGQMEIKELREADKTERRPRKEDDRSSRPANAKDLGRSFKLTPKFDNYTKFNTKRERIIKEILNAKIIKPPTRAGSYQDQRFVDKSKHCAFHQKYGHTTNECVIAKDLLERLARQGLLDKYIEGRKHRENNKEERQQTSANKDTNKWPSNNPPKGIINCISGGFAGGGETISARKRSYRAMLAIEETTLPNNKDIPDLEITFNQTDICSAVPNSDDPVVISIQAGDLLVRKVLLDPGSSADVLFYSTFLKMNLSEKLIQPSSGELVGFSGERVPIKGYIWLRTTMGNNPLSKTLDVQYLIVDCPSPYNIILGRPALNMFRAVISTYHLCVKFQAQDSKIVTIHSDRQQARQCYNASLKKSDISHKQREVHAINGTEILSLAELDPRGDTQERPQPADELHKIQLTQVPGQVTYIGQALIGQQRSELIKLLQDYADLFAWTPTDMPGISPDIICHKLATNKTCRPIAQKKRNLGTEKSKAALEETSSKLKANFIKEIRFTTWLSNVVMVRKNSGKWRMCIDFTDLNKACPKDAYPLPCIDKLVDNASGFNSLSFMDAYSGYNQILMHPEDQSKTAFITEHGNFCYRVMPFGLKNAGATYQRLMDKVFRHQIGRNIEIYVDDMVAKSTEDRSHCDDLKEIFEQIRAYNMRLNPEKCAFGVQGGKFLGFMLTSRGIEANPEKCKAILNMTSPRTIKEVQQLAGRIAALSRFLPAVSSRSHPFFQTILKNKRFQWTPECKTAFAELKTLLSSPPVLQRPEVGKPLYLYLSISNHSISSALVTETGRIQQPVYFVSRVMQPTEQRYPKIEQLALALVVTARRLRHYFQSHTIVVRTNHPLRQILTKPELAGRLTKWSIELSEFDIQFQARSALKAQVLADFITEMTPGDHIETWELHVDGASSREGSGAGIILKEGNKVIAEQALQFHFSASNNQAEYEALIAGLKLALTHKATNLTAHCDSLLMVQQIRGEFQVKDPLLEQYWLIAKDLISNFSSFTILHVHREQNVRTDILSKLAATRADTQTSTLSQHTLTKPSIELLCIEHINHLHDWRKPFLEYICTGTVPRDELHPQQFKRKASFYTRISGELYRRGFSQPLLRCLDQDQAREVMNEVHEGVCGNHIGGRALAAKIIRTGYYWPTMKRDCIAKVKTCDKCQKHEAISTKPAEVLHSMEVSWPFYRWGLDILGPFPTAPGQVKFLLVSIDYFSKWIEAQPLAKITAEKVRSFIWRNIICRFGIPKEIISDNGRQFTDNKLGLFLKNFNIQHRFSSVEHPQTNGQAEAANRVVLQAIKKKLDNAKGEWAELIPEVLWSYNTTIHNTTGETPFKLVYGSEALIPIEVG, via the coding sequence ATGGCTGACAATGGAGTCCCTCAACCCAGTCAGGCCGAACTCATGGCCCAGCTGGCCGAACTACAAGCAGAAGTCAAGAGATTAGCTGAGCTATCCACGCAGAACAGCAAGCAAGAAGAAAACAAAGGTCCAACCCAAGGTCCAGCCGATCTAATCTGTGCCAACCCCCCCAAGGAAAAGCTGACCTTGGACAACCCGTTTTCCGAGGAGATCACAAACTACCAAATGCCAAAACATTTCACTCTCCCTTCCTTTCTTGAGCCGTACAAGGGGATTGGTGACCCCCGGGCTCACCTAAAGAAATTTCAATCCATGATGTTTTTTAACGGACCTAACAATGACCCTGTGCTTTGCAGAGCCTTCCCTACTTACCTCGATGGGGCTGCCCTGTTATGGTTCTCGAAATTGTCTGCAGGATCAATCTCCTCTTTCGAGGAATTAGCTAGGTCATTCATCGACTATTTCGCGGCAGCTCGGATTTATGTGCATGGATCGGACTATCTCAGCACCATTCGCCAGGGCCCACAAGAAAGCTTGAAGGACTACATGACCAGGTTCACAGACGCCACCATGGAACTACCTGACCTGAACCCAGCCATCCACCTACATGCCCTCAAGGCTGGTCTCAGGCCCGGAAAGTTCAGAGAAATCATCGCAGTGACTAAGCCAAAAACACTAGACGAGTTCCGCGAAAGAGCAGCGGGGCAAATGGAAATCAAAGAGCTTCGGGAAGCCGACAAAACAGAAAGGAGGCCGAGAAAAGAGGATGACAGATCTTCCAGGCCAGCAAATGCTAAAGACCTCGGCAGATCATTCAAGCTCACTCCGAAGTTCGATAACTATACCAAATTCAACACAAAGAGAGAAAGGATAATAAAAGAAATACTCAAtgctaaaatcataaaaccacctACCAGGGCGGGAAGCTACCAGGATCAGAGATTCGTTGATAAAAGCAAACATTGTGCCTTCCACCAGAAATATGGCCACACGACCAACGAATGTGTGATAGCCAAAGACCTCCTCGAGAGATTGGCGCGGCAGGGCCTCCTCGACAAATACATTGAGGGTAGAAAACACAGAGAAAATAACAAGGAAGAGCGACAACAAACCTCAGCCAATAAAGACACCAACAAGTGGCCGAGCAATAACCCCCCCAAAGGCATCATAAACTGCATAtctggaggattcgcaggagggggTGAGACGATCTCAGCAAGGAAACGAAGCTACCGTGCCATGTTAGCAATCGAAGAAACAACGCTACCAAACAACAAGGACATACCTGACTTAGAAATCACATTTAACCAAACCGACATATGCTCGGCTGTTCCAAATTCGGACGACCCGGTGGTAATATCGATCCAAGCCGGCGACCTTCTGGTAAGGAAAGTCCTTTTGGACCCAGGTAGTAGTGCAGATGTTCTCTTTTATTCTACTTTCTTAAAAATGAATCTATCTGAAAAACTAATACAGCCCTCGTCCGGAGAATTAGTAGGGTTCTCTGGCGAGAGAGTACCAATCAAAGGTTACATATGGCTAAGGACGACGATGGGAAACAACCCATTATCAAAAACCTTAGACGTACAATACCTAATAGTTGATTGCCCCAGCCCCTACAATATTATCCTCGGACGACCTGCCCTGAATATGTTCAGGGCAGTCATATCTACTTATCATCTGTGTGTTAAGTTTCAGGCGCAAGACAGCAAGATAGTGACAATACATTCTGATCGACAACAAGCTCGGCAATGCTACAATGCTAGCTTAAAAAAATCGGACATAAGCCACAAACAAAGGGAGGTCCATGCAATAAATGGCACAGAAATCTTATCCCTGGCCGAGCTTGATCCTCGAGGAGATACCCAGGAAAGACCTCAACCAGCAGATGAGCTACACAAGATCCAGCTAACTCAAGTCCCGGGACAGGTGACTTACATCGGCCAAGCACTAATAGGACAACAGAGATCGGAATTGATAAAGTTACTACAAGACTATGCTGACTTGTTCGCCTGGACCCCGACAGATATGCCTGGCATTAGCCCAGATATCATCTGCCACAAGCTAGCCACTAACAAGACATGCCGACCCATAGCCCAGAAAAAGCGAAACCTCGGCACAGAGAAGTCAAAAGCGGCCTTAGAAGAAACATCCTCAAAGCTCAAGGCCAACTTCATCAAAGAAATCCGTTTCACCACATGGCTCTCaaacgtggtaatggtaagaaaaaactcaggtaaatggcgcatgtgcatcGACTTTACGGATCTAaacaaggcatgtcccaaggatgCTTATCCCCTGCCATGCATCGATAAACTTGTAGACAACGCCTCAGGTTTTAACAgcttgagcttcatggatgcatactctgggtACAACCAGATTCTAATGCATccagaagaccaaagcaaaacaGCATTTATAACTGAACATGGTAATTTCTGTTATAGAGTTATGCCATTTGGccttaagaatgcaggtgcaaccTACCAGCGTCTGATGGACAAAGTATTCCGACACCAAATAGGTCGGAATATTGAAATCTATGTGGACGATATGGTCGCCAAGTCCACTGAAGATCGGTCACACTGCGACGACCTCAAGGAAATATTTGAACAGATCCGAGCATACAATATGAGATTAAACCCAGAAAAGTGCGCCTTTGGAGTCCAAGGAGGGAAATTCCTTGGATTCATGTTGACTTCAAGAGGGATCGAAGCAAACCCCGAGAAATGcaaggctatactcaacatgacaAGCCCCAGGACGATAAAGGAAGTACAACAACTAGCAGGACGGATAGCCGCCCTCTCCCGATTCCTACCCGCGGTCTCAAGTCGGTCACATCCATTCTTCCAGACGATCTTAAAAAACAAACGATTTCAATGGACACCAGAGTGCAAAACCGCGTTCGCCGAGCTAAAGACCCTTCTATCATCACCTCCCGTACTACAAAGACCTGAGGTCGGCAAGCCTCTATATCTATACCTATCCATTTCCAATCATTCCATAAGCTCGGCCCTTGTCACTGAGACAGGAAGGATCCAACAGCCAGTATACTTCGTCAGCAGAGTAATGCAACCAACGGAACAGAGGTACCCGAAGATAGAACAGCTCGCCCTGGCACTCGTAGTCACAGCAAGAAGACTAAGACACTATTTCCAAAGCCACACAATAGTAGTAAGAACAAATCACCCATTGAGGCAAATATTAACAAAACCAGAGCTGGCAGGACGGTTGACCAAATGGTCAATTGAACTCTCAGAGTTCGACATTCAGTTTCAGGCCAGATCGGCCCTCAAGGCACAAGTCCTCGCCGATTTCATCACGGAGATGACCCCAGGCGATCACATTGAAACATGGGAATTACACGTGGATGGAGCGTCAAGCCGAGAAGGGAGCGGGGCCGGCATAATCTTAAAAGAGGGAAATAAAGTGATAGCCGAGCAAGCCCTCCAATTTCACTTCTCGGCAAGCAACAATCAGGCCGAGTATGAAGCCCTCATAGCGGGACTCAAGCTCGCCCTAACCCACAAAGCGACGAACTTAACAGCACATTGCGATTCCCTCCTAATGGTCCAACAGATCCGAGGAGAATTCCAGGTAAAAGATCCCTTACTAGAACAATACTGGCTCATAGCAAAGGATCTAATTTCAAACTTTAGTTCATTCACCATATTACACGTACATAGAGAACAAAATGTCAGGACAGACATACTATCTAAACTCGCCGCCACCAGGGCGGACACGCAAACATCAACATTATCACAGCACACACTCACAAAACCGAGCATTGAACTATTATGTATCGAACACATCAACCACCTCCACGATTGGAGGAAACCTTTCCTTGAATACATATGTACAGGTACGGTGCCCAGAGACGAGCTCCACCCTCAACAGTTTAAACGTAAGGCAAGCTTCTACACGAGAATATCAGGGGAGCTATACAGACGAGGTTTCTCACAACCATTACTAAGATGCCTAGACCAAGACCAGGCCAGAGAAGTAATGAACGAAGTCCATGAAGGAGTATGTGGGAACCACATAGGAGGACGAGCTCTCGCTGCAAAAATAATCCGAACAGGATATTATTGGCCGACCATGAAGAGAGATTGCATAGCAAAAGTCAAAACATGTgacaaatgccagaaacacgagGCGATCTCAACCAAGCCAGCCGAAGTACTACACAGCAtggaggtaagctggcctttctACAGATGGGGACTTGACATCCTCGGCCCCTTCCCAACAGCACCAGGACAGGTAAAATTTCTTTTGGTATCCATAGACTACTtctcaaaatggatagaagcgCAACCCTTAGCAAAGATAACAGCTGAAAAGGTACGATCTTTTATTTGGAGAAATATAATATGCCGCTTTGGGATACCAAAAGAAATAATATCAGACAATGGTAGACAATTCACAGACAATAAGCTCGGTTTATTTCTAAAAAATTTCAATATTCAACATCGTTTTagctcggtagaacacccacaaactaatgggcaagccgaagctgctaaccGAGTTGTGTTGCAGGCAATAAAGAAGAAGCTCGACAACGCAAAGGGAGAATGGGCCGAGCTCATTCCCGAAGTACTGTGGAGTTACAACACCACAATACATAACACTACAGGCGAAACACCCTTCAAGTTGGTCTATGGCTCAGAAGCACTGATCCCCATTGAGGTCGGATAA
- the LOC107627361 gene encoding uncharacterized protein LOC107627361 produces MLMTRRAGMEALGKFVQVVASRLLCVGRTVECVGADQQEAVNKVSSMEKSYTARIADLEKVVKEKEDVATSAVAKAKEAEDEVVRLRDQIRLLQVEVMEHDVAKGRLTSRVHELEEAGMEMFSYGFDRAVSQIALLAPNFDCDKLDITKIVVGGKLVVDGTVEEHDENAPS; encoded by the exons ATGCTTATGACGCGCCGAGCTGGAATGGAAGCGCTCGGTAAATTTGTTCAG GTGGTTGCTTCTCGCTTACTCTGCGTTGGTCGGACTGTTGAGTGCGTTGGTGCTGATCAGCAAGAAGCTGTGAACAAGGTCTCTTCCATGGAGAAGTCATATACAGCTCGGATTGCTGATTTGGAGAAGGTTGTAAAGGAAAAGGAAGATGTTGCTACCAGTGCTGTGGCTAAAGCGAAAGAAGCTGAGGATGAGGTGGTTCGTTTAAGAGATCAAATCCGTTTGTTGCAAGTTGAAGTTATGGAGCACGACGTGGCCAAAGGTCGGCTTACTTCCCGTGTTCATGAGCTAGAGGAGGCTGGGATGGAGATGTTCTCTTATGGTTTTGATCGTGCTGTGAGTCAGATTGCCCTGTTAGCCCCTAATTTTGATTGTGATAAGCTCGATATTACAAAGATAGTTGTAGGTGGAAAGTTAGTTGTGGATGGTACTGTGGAGGAGCACGATGAGAATGCTCCTTCTTAG